In Eublepharis macularius isolate TG4126 chromosome 4, MPM_Emac_v1.0, whole genome shotgun sequence, the following are encoded in one genomic region:
- the LOC129327045 gene encoding natural killer cells antigen CD94-like produces MVLSVVVTLKSCPSCPSCSEGWIGWEGKCYYFSDSEANWSSSKSRCNSHGASLVELNTVKELDFVKRYKDRTDYWIGLRREKKGQPWKQQNGSLFNDLCSSSNLIHAVMCQQCPSALYIGQTSQPLHKRINGHKSDIRNGNVQKPVGEHFNLPGHSIKDLKVAVVQQKPFKNKVQREAAELEFICKFDSVKMGLNRDYEWLSHYHR; encoded by the exons TTGTAGTGACACTGAAATCATGCCCATCGTGCCCATCTTGCTCTGAAGGCTGgattgggtgggaaggaaagtgtTACTATTTCTCTGATAGTGAAGCAAACTGGAGTTCCAGCAAAAGCCGTTGCAATTCGCATGGTGCCTCCTTGGTCGAACTTAACACTGTGAAGGAATTG gattTTGTGAAGCGATATAAGGACCGTACTGATTATTGGATTGGCCTTCGGAGGGAGAAAAAAGGACAGCCTTGGAAGCAGCAAAATGGTTCCCTCTTTAATGATCT ctgctcatcctccaatctgatacatgccgtcatgtgccaacaatgtccttctgctctgtacattggacaaaccagccaacctctacacaaaagaataaatggacacaaatctgacattagaaatggcaacgtccagaaaccagtgggagaacacttcaatttaccaggacattccatcaaagacttaaaggttgctgtagttcaacagaaacctttcaaaaacaaagtccaacgggaagctgctgaattggaattcatatgtaaatttgactctgtcaagatgggactgaatagggactatgaatggttatctcattatcacaggtaa